In the Opitutaceae bacterium genome, one interval contains:
- a CDS encoding zinc metallopeptidase: MSYFLLFIIPTIIFGLYAQMRVSSAYNKNVRIPSRGRITGREAAEAVMAKAGIRDVEIIPIRGHLTDHYDPLNKRLALSEENYRGTSLAALGVAAHEAGHAIQHKVGYKALKARMTLVPITQISSQILPIVMIGGLFFGGIGGIMLDVGIMCYFVLTIFQLITLPVEFDASRRAKAELVGLGILSRDEMPGVSQTLNAAALTYVAAFVSSLMNLLYLILLRGRN, from the coding sequence ATGAGCTACTTTCTCCTTTTCATTATCCCGACCATCATCTTCGGACTCTATGCCCAGATGCGGGTGTCGAGTGCCTACAACAAGAATGTGCGCATCCCCTCGAGGGGCCGGATCACCGGCCGCGAGGCGGCTGAAGCGGTCATGGCCAAAGCGGGTATCCGTGACGTGGAGATTATCCCCATCCGGGGTCACCTGACCGATCACTATGACCCGTTGAACAAGCGACTCGCCCTGAGCGAGGAGAACTATCGTGGCACCAGTCTCGCCGCTCTCGGAGTGGCCGCCCACGAGGCGGGGCATGCCATTCAGCACAAGGTCGGCTACAAGGCTTTGAAGGCCAGGATGACCCTCGTCCCGATCACGCAGATCAGCTCACAGATTCTTCCAATCGTCATGATCGGCGGTCTGTTCTTTGGCGGCATCGGGGGGATCATGCTTGATGTCGGAATCATGTGCTACTTCGTCCTGACCATTTTCCAGCTCATCACCCTCCCGGTCGAGTTCGACGCCAGCCGTCGGGCCAAGGCGGAACTGGTCGGCCTGGGCATCCTCAGCCGCGACGAGATGCCGGGGGTTTCCCAAACCCTCAACGCCGCCGCCCTCACTTATGTCGCCGCCTTTGTCTCGTCCCTGATGAACCTTCTTTACCTGATCCTCCTGCGCGGCAGGAATTGA
- a CDS encoding cupin domain-containing protein translates to MIIADLAKIEGRCFPARRWTRGMIGQGGQPIEAKGFAMGYVVLEPNGGQVPWHNQDQEEVYFVVQGKGEICVDTERQQIEAGQAVYLTPTKFHQLTNTGSEPLHMIYIYCPGGDVAHWRQELDGTLPPAGVGETPPLPAGAQPQCTKKPGG, encoded by the coding sequence ATGATTATCGCCGATCTCGCCAAAATCGAAGGACGTTGTTTTCCCGCGCGCCGTTGGACGCGTGGCATGATCGGGCAGGGGGGGCAGCCAATCGAGGCCAAAGGCTTCGCCATGGGCTATGTCGTGCTCGAACCCAACGGGGGACAGGTGCCTTGGCACAATCAGGATCAGGAGGAGGTCTATTTTGTCGTTCAGGGAAAGGGTGAGATCTGTGTGGATACGGAGAGGCAGCAGATCGAGGCCGGCCAAGCCGTTTACCTGACTCCGACCAAGTTTCACCAGCTCACCAACACCGGCAGCGAGCCCCTTCACATGATCTACATTTACTGTCCGGGGGGCGATGTGGCCCATTGGCGACAGGAGCTGGATGGCACCCTTCCTCCTGCCGGGGTCGGTGAGACCCCGCCGCTCCCTGCGGGCGCGCAGCCGCAATGCACGAAGAAGCCCGGTGGATGA
- a CDS encoding murein L,D-transpeptidase catalytic domain family protein produces the protein MTASILFWMAARPGAEAYAAAQARLGKLRADERSSIRGLAVVDYSRPGWHRRLALYDAAGDLVGTYLVAHARNSGDYVTAVSFSNELDSNQSSLGLYRILDLYDGDHGIALRLEGLDPGLNDQAFARDIVIHGADYVSLGSLLENILSGNGAGVGRSLGCPAVSRDAMPIVAEVLAQGGYLYIHH, from the coding sequence ATGACAGCTTCGATCCTTTTCTGGATGGCAGCCCGTCCGGGCGCGGAGGCCTATGCGGCGGCCCAGGCACGATTGGGGAAGCTGCGGGCTGACGAACGATCCTCGATTCGCGGACTCGCGGTGGTCGATTATTCCCGTCCCGGATGGCATCGACGCCTGGCTCTCTACGATGCCGCTGGTGATCTGGTCGGCACCTACCTTGTGGCCCATGCACGCAACAGCGGCGACTACGTTACAGCGGTTTCCTTCTCCAACGAGTTGGACTCCAATCAGTCGAGCCTTGGCCTATACCGGATTCTCGACCTCTACGATGGCGACCATGGAATCGCTCTTCGGTTGGAAGGGCTCGATCCTGGCCTGAACGACCAGGCCTTTGCCCGTGACATTGTCATCCACGGCGCGGACTACGTGTCGCTGGGCTCACTCTTGGAGAACATACTCTCGGGCAACGGCGCGGGTGTGGGCCGCAGTCTGGGCTGTCCGGCGGTCTCCCGAGATGCCATGCCGATCGTGGCCGAAGTCCTCGCTCAGGGCGGCTACCTCTATATCCATCATTGA
- a CDS encoding peptide ABC transporter substrate-binding protein — MSSRTRRCSFRFLACTAVVLDLMLAGTGCGRRETAVEVGVRTGTLIIGNGAEPEDLDPHVTTGIPEFRIEVALFEPLVTADPETLELIPAAARDWEVSADGLVYTFHLREDGRWSNGDPLTAADWVFSLRRALTPGLGNTYLNLLRVIRGAEDYRTGRTEDFSLVGVAAPDRYTLRIEMGYPVPYFLSMLRHNAFFPVHPPSVLASGGMAERGSGWTRPGSLVGNGPFVLEKWRPNDVVRVVANPNYWGRETVALNAIEFLPVDSVESEERSFRAGQLHVTNGLPLTKIPVYRESGDASYRSDPYLGIYYYLFNVEKPPFDDARVRRALSLAVNRSLLVEKVVGGGEEPAYSFFSPLSIHYEPATVIHEDVAEAKRLLAEAGYPGGEGFPTFELLYNTSESHRLVAETIQQMWRVNLNVDVRLFNQEWKVYLDTRDTGDFSVARAGWVPQYDDVSVFAQLLLPDNPNNSSRWKNEAYAQLVHRADRELDPVIRESLYQQAEAILLEDMAVMPLYFYRRNYLIRPEVRGWGRNAVDHHLYSRVSLQPIGEDK, encoded by the coding sequence ATGAGTTCCCGAACCCGCCGCTGCAGTTTCCGGTTTCTGGCCTGCACGGCGGTCGTCTTGGACCTTATGCTGGCCGGGACCGGATGTGGCCGGCGTGAAACAGCGGTTGAGGTCGGGGTGCGCACGGGAACCCTGATCATCGGAAACGGGGCCGAGCCGGAGGACCTGGATCCCCACGTCACGACGGGCATTCCGGAGTTCAGGATCGAAGTCGCACTCTTCGAGCCTCTGGTGACCGCGGATCCCGAGACCCTGGAGCTGATTCCGGCAGCCGCCCGGGATTGGGAAGTCTCCGCGGACGGTCTGGTCTACACATTTCACTTGAGAGAAGACGGACGTTGGTCGAACGGCGATCCGTTGACAGCAGCCGATTGGGTGTTCTCGTTGAGGCGCGCCCTTACGCCGGGCCTCGGAAACACCTACCTGAATCTGCTGCGGGTGATTCGGGGTGCGGAAGACTATCGGACCGGGCGGACGGAGGATTTCAGCCTTGTCGGTGTCGCCGCTCCGGATCGGTACACCCTCCGGATCGAAATGGGCTATCCGGTGCCCTATTTTCTGAGCATGCTCCGGCACAATGCTTTTTTCCCGGTTCATCCTCCCAGCGTTCTTGCAAGTGGGGGAATGGCGGAGCGGGGTAGCGGATGGACCCGGCCGGGAAGTCTCGTGGGCAATGGTCCCTTTGTCCTTGAGAAGTGGCGACCGAATGACGTGGTACGGGTGGTAGCGAATCCCAACTATTGGGGACGGGAAACGGTAGCCCTCAACGCGATCGAATTTCTTCCCGTCGACAGCGTGGAAAGTGAGGAACGCAGTTTTCGGGCGGGGCAGCTCCATGTGACGAACGGCCTGCCTTTGACCAAGATTCCGGTTTATCGGGAGAGTGGCGACGCTTCCTACCGCAGTGATCCCTACCTTGGAATCTACTATTACCTTTTCAATGTGGAGAAACCGCCGTTTGACGACGCGAGGGTGCGGCGGGCCTTGAGTCTTGCCGTGAATCGATCGCTGCTGGTCGAAAAAGTGGTCGGGGGTGGGGAAGAGCCGGCCTATTCCTTTTTCTCACCTCTTTCCATCCACTATGAACCGGCGACGGTCATTCACGAAGACGTGGCGGAAGCGAAACGGCTCCTTGCGGAGGCCGGCTATCCCGGGGGCGAGGGCTTCCCCACCTTTGAGCTGCTCTACAACACCTCGGAATCACACCGACTGGTTGCGGAAACGATCCAGCAGATGTGGCGGGTCAACCTGAATGTGGACGTCCGTCTCTTCAATCAGGAGTGGAAGGTCTACCTGGATACAAGAGATACCGGGGATTTTTCGGTGGCGCGGGCCGGGTGGGTTCCTCAGTATGACGATGTTTCGGTCTTCGCCCAGTTGCTTCTGCCGGACAATCCCAACAACAGCAGCCGGTGGAAGAATGAGGCCTATGCGCAGCTCGTGCATCGGGCGGACCGGGAATTGGATCCGGTCATCCGGGAGTCCCTCTACCAGCAGGCCGAGGCGATCCTGCTTGAGGACATGGCCGTCATGCCGCTCTACTTTTACCGTCGCAATTACCTGATCCGGCCGGAAGTCCGGGGATGGGGACGCAATGCCGTCGATCATCACCTTTATTCCAGGGTTTCATTGCAGCCGATCGGCGAGGACAAGTAG
- a CDS encoding Gfo/Idh/MocA family oxidoreductase — protein MSLNSAIVGVSGYGRVHYNLMRDEVLAGRLKPVGATIINRVDEAEIVAELSAMGCRIFDDYQSMLQALNGQVDICFLPTPIHFHAPMTIQALEAGWNVLVEKPLAPTIQEVRDIQATERSTGRFAAVGFQEVYSPHAHQLKAILLSGELGRVRSMKGRGLWPRSFSYYGRNNWAGHLRVGGRWVLDSPLHNALSHYLHLLFFLAGKSLPETAKPIRVEGELYRAQAIQSFDTGCIRALTDSGISILFHATHSSREKIDPEIVIEAERGRVEWSVHGECRIYRDGEEEPFQVTPSTGNQRHAMGTAVTNRLTDPSAFVCTTESAASHALAINGLHESSVIHRIPRELLETIDEGDDQRTIIEGLGPVLDQAFRRGQLFSEAGIEWARPGREVDLADYRFFPAAGGLAERSMEKI, from the coding sequence ATGAGCTTGAACTCAGCGATTGTCGGGGTGTCGGGATACGGAAGGGTTCACTACAACCTCATGCGGGACGAGGTCTTGGCCGGTCGGCTCAAACCGGTCGGGGCGACAATCATCAATCGGGTGGATGAAGCCGAGATTGTTGCGGAACTTTCCGCCATGGGATGCCGGATCTTCGACGACTACCAATCCATGCTTCAGGCGCTGAACGGGCAGGTGGATATCTGCTTTCTTCCGACGCCGATTCATTTTCATGCACCCATGACCATCCAAGCCCTCGAGGCGGGGTGGAATGTTCTTGTGGAGAAGCCGCTCGCTCCGACCATCCAGGAAGTCCGGGACATCCAGGCGACAGAGCGATCAACAGGTCGGTTCGCCGCTGTGGGATTTCAGGAAGTCTACAGTCCTCATGCCCATCAGTTGAAGGCGATTCTGCTCTCGGGCGAACTGGGCCGGGTTCGCTCCATGAAGGGCAGGGGCCTCTGGCCGCGCTCGTTCTCCTATTACGGACGGAATAATTGGGCGGGGCACCTGCGGGTCGGTGGGCGCTGGGTCCTTGATTCGCCTCTGCACAATGCACTCTCTCATTACCTGCATCTTCTCTTCTTCCTCGCCGGGAAGAGTCTTCCGGAGACGGCGAAGCCGATCCGGGTTGAGGGAGAACTCTATCGTGCCCAGGCCATTCAGAGTTTTGACACGGGATGCATTCGAGCCCTTACGGATTCGGGAATCTCGATTCTCTTTCATGCGACCCACAGTAGTCGCGAAAAGATCGATCCGGAGATTGTGATCGAGGCGGAACGCGGTCGGGTCGAGTGGTCGGTCCACGGAGAGTGCCGGATTTACCGCGATGGGGAGGAGGAACCGTTTCAGGTTACACCCTCGACCGGGAATCAGAGGCATGCGATGGGCACCGCGGTCACCAACCGGCTGACCGATCCCTCCGCCTTTGTCTGTACCACGGAAAGCGCGGCCTCTCACGCGCTGGCAATCAACGGCCTTCACGAATCGTCCGTGATTCACCGGATTCCCCGCGAACTGCTGGAGACAATCGACGAGGGCGACGACCAGCGCACAATTATCGAGGGGCTGGGTCCGGTTTTGGACCAGGCCTTCCGCAGGGGGCAACTGTTCAGTGAAGCCGGCATCGAATGGGCAAGACCGGGAAGGGAAGTTGATTTGGCCGACTACCGGTTTTTTCCCGCCGCCGGCGGTCTGGCGGAAAGGTCGATGGAGAAGATTTAG
- a CDS encoding permease, whose protein sequence is MLLRLADLVSYEWIGLDPETRLGGAVNFFIYDSLKIFLLLAVMIFIIGVLRTWLPQDRLKKWMSAGGIWGNLIASLFGAITPFCSCSSIPIFIGLLKAGVPLGVTFSFLITSPIINEYLVILMAGEFGIPITAAYVTSGLMIGTAAGTILGRMKLEGHLERDFAGSDDNVEDTQVFTISSRLRYGRDEAISVIRQIWLWVFVGVGIGAVIHNFVPQETIHRLINATGIFSVPIATAIGVPMYGSCAAIVPVAVVLFEKGIPLGTALAFMMAMAALSLPEAVMLRRTMRLPLIALYFGITTLAIIATGYLLNSLTGFL, encoded by the coding sequence ATGCTGCTGAGACTCGCCGACCTCGTCAGTTATGAGTGGATCGGCCTCGATCCGGAAACGCGCCTCGGGGGTGCGGTCAATTTCTTCATCTACGATTCCCTGAAGATCTTTCTGCTTCTTGCAGTGATGATCTTCATCATCGGAGTCCTCCGCACCTGGCTGCCGCAGGATCGACTGAAGAAATGGATGAGCGCTGGCGGGATCTGGGGCAACCTAATCGCCTCGCTCTTCGGGGCGATCACCCCCTTCTGTTCCTGCTCATCGATTCCCATCTTCATCGGGCTGCTCAAGGCGGGAGTCCCGCTCGGAGTCACCTTCTCCTTCCTGATCACCTCCCCGATCATCAATGAGTACCTGGTCATCCTGATGGCCGGCGAATTCGGCATTCCAATCACCGCCGCCTATGTGACAAGCGGCCTGATGATCGGCACGGCAGCCGGCACGATTCTCGGTCGGATGAAACTCGAGGGCCATCTGGAGCGGGATTTCGCGGGATCCGATGACAACGTTGAGGACACACAGGTATTCACAATCTCCAGCCGTCTCCGCTACGGACGGGACGAGGCGATCAGCGTGATCCGGCAGATCTGGCTCTGGGTGTTTGTCGGAGTCGGAATCGGCGCGGTCATCCACAACTTCGTTCCCCAGGAGACCATCCACCGCCTGATCAACGCGACGGGCATCTTCTCGGTTCCGATCGCCACGGCAATCGGCGTGCCCATGTATGGAAGTTGTGCCGCCATTGTCCCGGTCGCGGTGGTCCTCTTCGAGAAGGGAATACCGCTCGGTACAGCCCTCGCCTTCATGATGGCGATGGCCGCCCTGAGCCTGCCGGAAGCGGTCATGCTGCGCCGCACGATGCGTCTACCCCTGATCGCCCTCTACTTTGGGATCACCACCCTCGCGATCATCGCCACCGGCTACCTGCTGAACAGCCTGACCGGTTTTCTCTGA
- a CDS encoding Gfo/Idh/MocA family oxidoreductase, whose amino-acid sequence MKTRKIGIIMNGVTGRMGTNQHLLRSIKAIIDQGGVKSSDGSVILPDPILVGRSADRLGALAKRAGVEKFSTDLDSVLSDKNYEVYFDSTLTGQRPVGVRKAIAAGKHLYCEKPTATSSADALALFHEATAAGLKNGVVQDKLWLPGLLKLKLLIDSGFFGEILSVRGEFGYWVFEGDLQPCQRPSWNYRKEDDGGIIVDMLCHWRYVIDNLFGEVSSLSCLGATHVKKRWDEQGKPYVCTADDSAYATFELKNGVVCNFNSSWAVRVRRDDLLTLQVDGTKGSAVAGLRDCVIQHGTMTPKCIWNPDIDSPIDFYENWERVPTNAIYDNAFKVQWELFLRHVVLDEPFRWSLLEGAKGVQLAELGLDSWAKRAWVDVPELS is encoded by the coding sequence ATGAAGACTCGGAAAATCGGCATCATCATGAACGGCGTCACCGGACGCATGGGCACCAACCAGCACCTCCTCCGGTCGATCAAGGCGATCATCGACCAGGGCGGTGTCAAGTCGTCCGATGGCAGCGTCATCCTGCCCGACCCTATCCTCGTCGGGCGGAGCGCGGATCGACTCGGCGCCCTGGCGAAGCGGGCGGGGGTCGAGAAGTTTTCCACCGACCTGGATTCGGTTCTCAGCGACAAGAACTACGAGGTGTATTTCGACTCGACCCTGACCGGTCAGCGGCCCGTCGGTGTTCGCAAGGCAATTGCCGCGGGCAAGCACCTTTACTGCGAAAAGCCGACCGCCACCAGTTCGGCGGACGCGCTCGCCCTCTTTCACGAGGCGACCGCGGCCGGTCTGAAGAACGGAGTGGTCCAGGACAAACTCTGGCTGCCGGGCCTGCTCAAGCTCAAGCTGCTTATCGATTCCGGCTTTTTCGGTGAAATCCTCTCGGTGCGGGGGGAATTCGGCTACTGGGTCTTTGAGGGTGATCTCCAGCCCTGTCAGCGTCCCTCCTGGAACTACCGCAAGGAGGACGACGGGGGCATCATCGTTGATATGCTCTGCCACTGGCGGTATGTCATCGACAACCTGTTCGGCGAGGTCAGTTCGCTTTCCTGCCTCGGGGCCACCCACGTGAAAAAGCGTTGGGACGAGCAGGGCAAGCCTTACGTCTGCACGGCCGACGATTCGGCCTATGCCACCTTCGAATTGAAGAACGGGGTTGTCTGCAACTTCAACAGTTCCTGGGCGGTGCGGGTACGGCGCGATGATCTCCTGACCCTCCAGGTCGACGGCACCAAGGGTTCGGCCGTGGCCGGTCTGCGTGATTGTGTCATCCAACACGGCACGATGACGCCCAAGTGTATCTGGAATCCGGATATAGACAGTCCGATCGACTTCTACGAAAACTGGGAGCGGGTGCCGACCAACGCGATTTACGACAACGCCTTCAAGGTCCAGTGGGAGCTCTTCCTCCGCCACGTGGTTCTGGATGAGCCGTTCCGCTGGAGTCTGCTCGAAGGCGCCAAGGGTGTGCAACTCGCGGAGCTGGGGCTGGATTCCTGGGCCAAACGCGCCTGGGTCGACGTTCCGGAGTTGTCGTAA
- a CDS encoding BamA/TamA family outer membrane protein: MSRASCKPAPCRRRFLRIGGAIVLFLTILAPVGGSEPPSPTEEPAALSISGYGLIGNLRIKRTILALNEEGVAHPVFTASYLEDAALIILSRVGQDGFLKATVTAEIERTDGSVLKHGFSDEAFEPLPRPLRARSALFRIERGNRYYFDQISFDGLTRIPESEAIGFFRLTGLLYSSTKDRLYTPAILQRGLFSLAETLRRLGYREAAATASELKIDHETGGVSAVISVREGARTLIGSLEWSISSPENPPPQPPVVAMEAEQPYSDLWLQDEALALRQQFYGLGFADTKLDWRIESLTQEEGDREVQVVGEVFTGPVIRLNNVRFVGLERTHLGTVERRTGLLDGAVLNPLELEDARVRLRRLGAFKSVHYRQVPVDEVTRDVVFEMEEGKTMDVSLLFGYGSYEQFRGGIEMGNFNLFGRAHRSRLKLVQSMKSSNADYTYTVPELFGENLDGTFRAYGLRREEISFSRLETGVSAGVRRFVEAIRTDFALSYNFEYLGTEDSLLPPEETPDDVLAATIRLDLTHDRRDNPLAPTTGYRIYAETETSSRKIGANIDYQRFTFTASWHQPIRDGLRIHVGFRHGFAFTYRDDDDLPANKRFFPGGENSVRGYIEGEAAPRDATGVVIGAESSFVVNIELEQALNSQVSLIGFSDSTFNAASISDYPATESLYSIGLGLRYNTVIGPVRLEYGYNLNPRPLDPGGTLHFSIGFPF, translated from the coding sequence ATGAGCCGGGCTTCCTGCAAGCCTGCCCCGTGCCGGCGGCGATTCCTTCGGATCGGAGGCGCCATCGTCCTGTTTCTCACCATCTTGGCCCCGGTGGGCGGAAGCGAGCCGCCTTCGCCCACGGAGGAACCGGCCGCTCTCTCCATCAGCGGTTACGGGCTGATCGGCAACCTGAGGATCAAGCGGACCATTCTCGCTCTCAACGAGGAGGGTGTGGCACACCCGGTTTTTACGGCCAGTTATCTCGAGGATGCCGCCCTCATCATCCTGTCCCGGGTCGGGCAGGATGGATTTCTCAAGGCGACCGTCACGGCGGAAATCGAAAGGACCGACGGCTCGGTCCTCAAGCATGGGTTCAGTGATGAGGCGTTTGAGCCTCTTCCCCGGCCACTGAGGGCGCGAAGCGCGCTCTTTCGCATCGAACGGGGCAATCGCTATTACTTCGATCAGATTTCCTTCGACGGCCTCACCCGGATCCCGGAAAGCGAAGCCATTGGTTTCTTTCGCCTGACCGGTCTTCTATACAGCTCGACCAAGGACCGGCTTTATACCCCGGCCATCCTCCAGCGTGGTTTGTTCAGCCTGGCGGAAACACTTCGACGACTGGGCTACCGTGAGGCGGCGGCCACCGCTTCCGAATTGAAGATCGACCATGAGACGGGCGGGGTATCGGCGGTGATTTCGGTCCGCGAGGGCGCACGGACCCTCATCGGATCGTTGGAGTGGTCGATTTCCAGTCCGGAGAATCCGCCGCCGCAACCCCCGGTTGTCGCCATGGAAGCGGAGCAACCCTATTCCGACCTCTGGCTGCAGGATGAGGCTTTGGCTCTCCGGCAGCAGTTCTACGGACTGGGTTTTGCGGACACGAAACTGGACTGGCGGATCGAGTCGCTCACCCAGGAAGAGGGCGACCGGGAGGTCCAGGTAGTCGGCGAAGTCTTCACCGGGCCGGTCATTCGTCTCAACAATGTTCGGTTCGTCGGATTGGAGCGTACGCATCTGGGGACGGTCGAGCGCCGTACCGGGCTCCTTGACGGGGCGGTCCTCAATCCCCTGGAATTGGAAGACGCCCGTGTGCGACTCCGTCGGCTTGGCGCATTCAAGAGCGTGCACTACCGGCAGGTCCCGGTCGATGAGGTCACCCGTGACGTGGTTTTTGAAATGGAGGAGGGCAAGACGATGGACGTTAGCCTGCTTTTTGGATACGGGAGTTATGAGCAGTTCCGCGGAGGCATCGAGATGGGCAATTTCAACCTTTTCGGACGGGCGCATCGCAGCCGGCTCAAACTGGTGCAATCGATGAAATCGAGCAACGCCGACTACACCTACACCGTTCCCGAGTTATTCGGGGAGAACCTGGACGGGACCTTTCGGGCCTACGGACTGCGTCGGGAAGAAATCTCCTTCAGCCGTCTCGAGACCGGTGTCTCGGCCGGGGTTCGCCGCTTCGTGGAGGCGATCCGGACCGACTTTGCGCTCAGCTACAATTTTGAGTACCTCGGGACAGAGGACAGTCTGCTCCCGCCCGAGGAGACTCCGGATGATGTTCTCGCCGCAACCATCCGGCTCGACCTTACCCATGACCGTCGAGATAATCCGCTCGCGCCCACCACCGGTTATCGGATTTACGCCGAGACCGAGACCTCCAGCCGGAAAATCGGTGCGAATATCGATTACCAGCGTTTCACCTTCACTGCTTCCTGGCATCAACCGATCCGGGACGGACTGCGCATTCACGTCGGGTTCAGACACGGGTTCGCTTTCACCTATCGCGACGACGATGACCTTCCGGCCAATAAACGATTCTTTCCGGGAGGTGAGAATTCCGTGCGTGGCTACATCGAAGGGGAAGCGGCTCCCCGCGATGCCACCGGGGTCGTGATCGGTGCCGAGAGCTCCTTCGTTGTCAATATCGAGCTGGAGCAGGCCCTCAACTCCCAGGTTTCCCTGATCGGCTTTTCAGACTCCACCTTCAATGCCGCCTCGATCTCCGATTATCCGGCGACGGAGAGCCTCTACTCGATCGGTCTTGGCTTGCGTTACAACACGGTCATCGGACCGGTCCGTCTGGAATACGGCTACAATCTAAACCCCCGGCCACTCGACCCGGGCGGCACCCTTCATTTCTCAATCGGATTCCCGTTCTGA
- a CDS encoding metalloregulator ArsR/SmtB family transcription factor: MEIVRIYKCLCDLQRLRILNLLKEGPLCVCHLVDILEADQVKISKQLKYMKAHGMVEGERQAQWMIYRLANPAHPILMENLKCLQDFANEKLCFEQDLRKRGQVVAALRRSNEASSRLESICCG; the protein is encoded by the coding sequence ATGGAAATCGTCAGGATCTACAAGTGCCTATGCGATCTTCAGCGGTTGCGTATCCTCAATCTACTCAAGGAGGGTCCGCTCTGCGTCTGCCATCTCGTCGACATCCTTGAGGCCGACCAGGTTAAAATCTCCAAGCAACTGAAGTACATGAAGGCCCACGGGATGGTCGAGGGGGAGCGCCAGGCCCAGTGGATGATCTATCGCCTGGCCAATCCCGCCCATCCCATCCTGATGGAGAACCTGAAGTGCCTGCAGGATTTCGCCAACGAGAAACTCTGTTTCGAGCAGGATCTCCGGAAACGCGGTCAGGTCGTGGCCGCTCTGCGGCGATCGAATGAGGCAAGTTCCAGACTGGAATCCATCTGCTGTGGCTGA
- a CDS encoding AraC family transcriptional regulator produces the protein MPAWSPILVQKVEIQALNLSIRKLQLNRHRQAEVGLHHHETPQIILYLSGSGRQRIASRSHPVRSGDLFLIPGGINHGFTTEGSSQPLSLVLDYERTDRRLIRARHRRLGPRIINELHAHLSRIPPKGRLGLSDYATVISVVARLFELSRRPRPESTGNPSVSERTENLLRRPEADSLPLRQIAREAGFAPDYLNRRLKAETGRGLRKTRDAIRLERANQSLQTDRSVAEAAHRAGFTDPAYFSRWYRKQTGMTPSAFRRETHWKTGGR, from the coding sequence ATGCCGGCATGGAGTCCGATTCTCGTCCAGAAGGTGGAGATCCAAGCGCTCAATCTCTCGATCCGCAAGCTCCAGCTCAATCGGCACCGTCAGGCCGAGGTTGGACTGCACCACCACGAGACGCCTCAGATCATCCTCTACCTGTCGGGTTCCGGTCGCCAGCGAATTGCCTCCCGCAGCCATCCAGTCAGGTCAGGTGATCTTTTTCTCATCCCCGGCGGGATCAACCATGGATTCACCACTGAAGGTTCCTCGCAGCCACTCTCCCTGGTCCTCGACTACGAACGGACGGATCGCCGACTGATCCGTGCACGCCACCGCAGGCTCGGGCCGCGGATCATCAACGAACTGCATGCCCACCTGAGTCGGATTCCGCCCAAAGGCCGTCTCGGACTTTCCGACTATGCCACCGTCATCAGCGTGGTTGCCAGACTCTTCGAACTGAGTCGACGGCCGCGCCCCGAATCGACCGGGAACCCGAGCGTGTCCGAACGCACCGAAAACCTCCTGAGACGGCCCGAGGCCGACAGCCTTCCCTTGCGCCAGATCGCCCGGGAAGCCGGATTCGCACCCGACTACCTCAACCGAAGACTCAAGGCGGAAACGGGCCGGGGCCTCCGGAAGACTCGCGACGCCATCCGTCTCGAAAGAGCCAATCAATCCCTCCAGACCGACCGCAGTGTGGCCGAGGCGGCCCACCGCGCCGGCTTCACGGATCCCGCTTACTTCTCACGGTGGTATCGCAAACAGACCGGAATGACGCCGAGCGCCTTTCGACGCGAAACCCATTGGAAAACGGGCGGTCGCTGA